In the genome of Denticeps clupeoides chromosome 13, fDenClu1.1, whole genome shotgun sequence, one region contains:
- the bcar3 gene encoding breast cancer anti-estrogen resistance protein 3 isoform X1, whose translation MKHVPISKWLSQLGLSQYCSLFDEEYDGVEDLLHLTEVDLLGLGVHDHMHRLHILTSIQILQERERRRELKMMAEGRFASLPRNMHMGRQCPLASSMDLLKARPALTAELPAVTGGYQGFSIHGTLPRRKKGAPVRCWDGYGHDATLSPPALARGRLHSSQLIHNVIEEHQPLRDLQDSCSTYRDPCCADPTMEYVKFSRDKYIMDGPPEKLRKELEEELKLSGEEPRSHAWYHGAIPRQVAENLVQRDGDFLIRDSVSSPGNYVLTCQWKNSPQHFKINKKVVAMNESYSRVQYLLEKEGFDSVPALVRYYVGNRRPVSEVVGAIIFQPINRSLPLRCLEERYGVRAIRPEGGHHCERKSQTPKRLSLNIVNGHCQDPVLGHGNLLSNKDKCGSQPACLNYVPERRRPLKTHQSESFLSLGSRPPPKLQPSELQPSAKSPVFRTGSEPALSPTVPRRMILQTQAGEAIRGSDSQLCPKPPPKPSKVPSLSMSHSSRLQPLIPPPVPPQKPQKQHFLQRIQLQEQQQCPSYQEISYCELSPCSTAEREQLNGQAPCNSSYVDRLKCEETKGSNGVKLDRSSYHHAMEALQNCSEEEEEDIKEEEENEEHIEYEKEKREEDKDGVRRGEGEVKEEKRGSFRRPVYETESAFRPADFKSRLLPSSENKPLEMTVLRRAKELLLSHDHKSIAKHILQADCQVARMLHVSDEMKSQMGVSSGLELVTLPHGRQLRQDLMERHHTMAVGVAVDILGCTGSLEERAATLNRIILVALELKDTMGDMFAFSSIMKALDMPQITRLDHTWTTLRRKYTQTAIIYEKSLKPFYKGLYEGTVEVPLSSTTVPLLMPLLTLMERPAVAFEGMELWESNDQGCEIMLRHLEEARGMAQNVNVYSANAERLLQDFSPDEDMLEILKTDFQLRLLWGSRGAAVNQTERYEKFTLILTALSRKLESPVKHTEL comes from the exons AACTGAAGATGATGGCAGAGGGGAGGTTTGCCAGCCTGCCCAGGAACATGCACATGGGGCGACAGTGCCCTCTGGCCTCCTCCATGGACCTGCTGAAGGCCAGACCTGCACTGACAGCTGAGTTGCCTGCTGTTACCGGAGGTTACCAGGGCTTCTCTATCCATGGCACACTGCCCCGCAGGAAGAAAGGGGCTCCTGTAAGATGCTGGGATGGCTATGGGCATGACGCCaccctctctcctcctgcccTCGCCCGTGGGCGCCTGCACTCCTCACAGCTCATACATAATGTGATTGAGGAGCACCAGCCACTGCGTGATCTACAAGACAGCTGCTCCACCTACAG gGACCCGTGCTGTGCGGACCCCACCATGGAGTACGTCAAG TTCTCCCGGGACAAGTACATCATGGACGGGCCACCGGAGAAGCTGCGCAAGGAGCTGGAGGAAGAGCTGAAGCTGAGCGGAGAGGAGCCCCGCAGCCACGCCTGGTACCATGGAGCCATCCCTCGACAG GTTGCAGAGAACTTGGTGCAGAGAGACGGAGACTTCCTCATACGTGACTCTGTTTCCAGTCCTGGCAACTACGTTCTGACCTGCCAGTGGAAGAACAGCCCGCAGCACTTTAAGATCAACAAGAAGGTTGTGGCCATGAATGAATCCTACTCACGCGTGCAGTacctgctggagaaggaggGCTTCGACAGCGTACCCGCCCTGGTGCGCTACTACGTGGGAAACCGTAGACCTGTGTCAGAAGTGGTGGGAGCAATCATCTTTCAGCCCATTAACCGAAGCCTGCCGCTGCGATGCCTGGAGGAGAGGTACGGCGTCAGGGCCATCCGGCCAGAGGGCGGACACCACTGCGAACGCAAGAGCCAGACCCCCAAACGGCTGAGCTTGAACATTGTGAACGGACACTGCCAAGATCCTGTTCTCGGCCATGGGAACCTCCTCAG CAACAAAGATAAGTGTGGGAGCCAGCCGGCCTGCCTTAACTACGTCCCGGAGAGACGGCGGCCCCTGAAGACGCACCAGTCAGAGAGCTTCCTCTCTCTAG GCTCCAGACCACCGCCAAAGCTCCAGCCCTCAGAGCTCCAGCCCAGCGCAAAATCGCCGGTCTTCCGTACGGGCAGCGAGCCGGCTCTCAGCCCAACCGTACCCCGGAGAATGATCCTTCAGACCCAAGCCGGAGAGGCCATCCGAGGCTCTGACAGTCAGCTGTGCCCCAAGCCACCTCCCAAACCCAGCAAGGTTCCCTCCTTGAGCATGTCCCATTCTTCACGCCTGCAGCCCCTAATTCCTCCACCAGTGCCCCCACAGAAGCCTCAGAAACAGCATTTCCTCCAGAGGATTCAACTCCAAGAGCAACAGCAGTGCCCCAGCTATCAAGAGATCAGCTACTGTGAGCTGAgtccctgcagcacagcagagcgCGAGCAGCTAAATGGCCAAGCACCGTGTAACAGCAGTTATGTGGACAGACTTAAATGTGAAGAGACTAAAGGTAGTAATGGGGTGAAGTTGGACCGCAGCTCATATCACCATGCCATGGAAGCGCTACAGAACTGcagtgaggaagaagaggaagacattaaggaagaggaggagaacgaGGAGCATATAGAGTATGAGAAAGAAAAACGTGAGGAGGACAAAGATGGAGTACGTCGAGGAGAAGGAGAGGTAAAGGAGGAGAAGCGTGGCAGCTTCCGCCGACCGGTATATGAGACCGAGTCAGCATTCAGGCCTGCTGACTTCAAGTCCAGGCTCCTGCCATCATCAGAGAACAAGCCTCTGGAGATGACTGTCCTGAGGAGAGCCAAAGAGTTGCTTCTCAGCCATGACCACAAGTCCATTGCCAAGCATATCCTCCAGGCTGACTGCCAG GTTGCAAGGATGCTTCACGTTTCGGATGAAATGAAAAGTCAAATGGGCGTGAGCTCTGGTCTGGAGCTAGTGACCCTTCCTCACGGCAGGCAGCTGCGCCAGGACTTGATGGAAAG ACACCACACCATGGCAGTTGGCGTAGCTGTGGATATTCTAGGGTGTACAGGAAGTCTGGAAGAGCGGGCAGCAACACTCAACCGGATCATCCTGGTTGCCCTGGAGCTGAAGGACACCATGGGGGACATGTTTGCCTTCTCCTCCATAATGAAAGCTCTGGACATGCCTCAG ATCACAAGACTGGACCACACTTGGACCACCCTGAGGAGGAAATACACCCAAACTGCCATCATCTACGAGAAGTCACTCAAGCCTTTCTACAAGGGGCTGTATGAGGGGACAG TGGAAGTCCCCCTGAGCAGTACCACTGTGCCGCTGCTGATGCCTCTGCTCACACTGATGGAGAGGCCGGCCGTGGCATTCGAAGGCATGGAGCTGTGGGAGAGCAACGACCAAGGATGTGAGATCATGCTACGCCACCTAGAGGAGGCACGTGGCATGGCACAAAACGTCAACGTCTACTCTGCTAATGCCGAGCGCCTCCTACAAG ACTTCAGTCCGGATGAAGACATGCTGGAGATATTGAAGACAGACTTCCAGCTGCGCTTGCTGTGGGGCAGCCGTGGGGCGGCAGTGAACCAGACGGAACGATATGAAAAGTTCACCCTCATCCTAACAGCACTTTCCAGAAAATTGGAGTCCCCAGTCAAGCACACCGAACTCTGA
- the bcar3 gene encoding breast cancer anti-estrogen resistance protein 3 isoform X5: MCSLKRALSLSHRDPCCADPTMEYVKFSRDKYIMDGPPEKLRKELEEELKLSGEEPRSHAWYHGAIPRQVAENLVQRDGDFLIRDSVSSPGNYVLTCQWKNSPQHFKINKKVVAMNESYSRVQYLLEKEGFDSVPALVRYYVGNRRPVSEVVGAIIFQPINRSLPLRCLEERYGVRAIRPEGGHHCERKSQTPKRLSLNIVNGHCQDPVLGHGNLLSNKDKCGSQPACLNYVPERRRPLKTHQSESFLSLGSRPPPKLQPSELQPSAKSPVFRTGSEPALSPTVPRRMILQTQAGEAIRGSDSQLCPKPPPKPSKVPSLSMSHSSRLQPLIPPPVPPQKPQKQHFLQRIQLQEQQQCPSYQEISYCELSPCSTAEREQLNGQAPCNSSYVDRLKCEETKGSNGVKLDRSSYHHAMEALQNCSEEEEEDIKEEEENEEHIEYEKEKREEDKDGVRRGEGEVKEEKRGSFRRPVYETESAFRPADFKSRLLPSSENKPLEMTVLRRAKELLLSHDHKSIAKHILQADCQVARMLHVSDEMKSQMGVSSGLELVTLPHGRQLRQDLMERHHTMAVGVAVDILGCTGSLEERAATLNRIILVALELKDTMGDMFAFSSIMKALDMPQITRLDHTWTTLRRKYTQTAIIYEKSLKPFYKGLYEGTVEVPLSSTTVPLLMPLLTLMERPAVAFEGMELWESNDQGCEIMLRHLEEARGMAQNVNVYSANAERLLQDFSPDEDMLEILKTDFQLRLLWGSRGAAVNQTERYEKFTLILTALSRKLESPVKHTEL; this comes from the exons ATGTGTTCTCTGAAACgagccctctctctctcccacaggGACCCGTGCTGTGCGGACCCCACCATGGAGTACGTCAAG TTCTCCCGGGACAAGTACATCATGGACGGGCCACCGGAGAAGCTGCGCAAGGAGCTGGAGGAAGAGCTGAAGCTGAGCGGAGAGGAGCCCCGCAGCCACGCCTGGTACCATGGAGCCATCCCTCGACAG GTTGCAGAGAACTTGGTGCAGAGAGACGGAGACTTCCTCATACGTGACTCTGTTTCCAGTCCTGGCAACTACGTTCTGACCTGCCAGTGGAAGAACAGCCCGCAGCACTTTAAGATCAACAAGAAGGTTGTGGCCATGAATGAATCCTACTCACGCGTGCAGTacctgctggagaaggaggGCTTCGACAGCGTACCCGCCCTGGTGCGCTACTACGTGGGAAACCGTAGACCTGTGTCAGAAGTGGTGGGAGCAATCATCTTTCAGCCCATTAACCGAAGCCTGCCGCTGCGATGCCTGGAGGAGAGGTACGGCGTCAGGGCCATCCGGCCAGAGGGCGGACACCACTGCGAACGCAAGAGCCAGACCCCCAAACGGCTGAGCTTGAACATTGTGAACGGACACTGCCAAGATCCTGTTCTCGGCCATGGGAACCTCCTCAG CAACAAAGATAAGTGTGGGAGCCAGCCGGCCTGCCTTAACTACGTCCCGGAGAGACGGCGGCCCCTGAAGACGCACCAGTCAGAGAGCTTCCTCTCTCTAG GCTCCAGACCACCGCCAAAGCTCCAGCCCTCAGAGCTCCAGCCCAGCGCAAAATCGCCGGTCTTCCGTACGGGCAGCGAGCCGGCTCTCAGCCCAACCGTACCCCGGAGAATGATCCTTCAGACCCAAGCCGGAGAGGCCATCCGAGGCTCTGACAGTCAGCTGTGCCCCAAGCCACCTCCCAAACCCAGCAAGGTTCCCTCCTTGAGCATGTCCCATTCTTCACGCCTGCAGCCCCTAATTCCTCCACCAGTGCCCCCACAGAAGCCTCAGAAACAGCATTTCCTCCAGAGGATTCAACTCCAAGAGCAACAGCAGTGCCCCAGCTATCAAGAGATCAGCTACTGTGAGCTGAgtccctgcagcacagcagagcgCGAGCAGCTAAATGGCCAAGCACCGTGTAACAGCAGTTATGTGGACAGACTTAAATGTGAAGAGACTAAAGGTAGTAATGGGGTGAAGTTGGACCGCAGCTCATATCACCATGCCATGGAAGCGCTACAGAACTGcagtgaggaagaagaggaagacattaaggaagaggaggagaacgaGGAGCATATAGAGTATGAGAAAGAAAAACGTGAGGAGGACAAAGATGGAGTACGTCGAGGAGAAGGAGAGGTAAAGGAGGAGAAGCGTGGCAGCTTCCGCCGACCGGTATATGAGACCGAGTCAGCATTCAGGCCTGCTGACTTCAAGTCCAGGCTCCTGCCATCATCAGAGAACAAGCCTCTGGAGATGACTGTCCTGAGGAGAGCCAAAGAGTTGCTTCTCAGCCATGACCACAAGTCCATTGCCAAGCATATCCTCCAGGCTGACTGCCAG GTTGCAAGGATGCTTCACGTTTCGGATGAAATGAAAAGTCAAATGGGCGTGAGCTCTGGTCTGGAGCTAGTGACCCTTCCTCACGGCAGGCAGCTGCGCCAGGACTTGATGGAAAG ACACCACACCATGGCAGTTGGCGTAGCTGTGGATATTCTAGGGTGTACAGGAAGTCTGGAAGAGCGGGCAGCAACACTCAACCGGATCATCCTGGTTGCCCTGGAGCTGAAGGACACCATGGGGGACATGTTTGCCTTCTCCTCCATAATGAAAGCTCTGGACATGCCTCAG ATCACAAGACTGGACCACACTTGGACCACCCTGAGGAGGAAATACACCCAAACTGCCATCATCTACGAGAAGTCACTCAAGCCTTTCTACAAGGGGCTGTATGAGGGGACAG TGGAAGTCCCCCTGAGCAGTACCACTGTGCCGCTGCTGATGCCTCTGCTCACACTGATGGAGAGGCCGGCCGTGGCATTCGAAGGCATGGAGCTGTGGGAGAGCAACGACCAAGGATGTGAGATCATGCTACGCCACCTAGAGGAGGCACGTGGCATGGCACAAAACGTCAACGTCTACTCTGCTAATGCCGAGCGCCTCCTACAAG ACTTCAGTCCGGATGAAGACATGCTGGAGATATTGAAGACAGACTTCCAGCTGCGCTTGCTGTGGGGCAGCCGTGGGGCGGCAGTGAACCAGACGGAACGATATGAAAAGTTCACCCTCATCCTAACAGCACTTTCCAGAAAATTGGAGTCCCCAGTCAAGCACACCGAACTCTGA
- the bcar3 gene encoding breast cancer anti-estrogen resistance protein 3 isoform X3, with protein sequence MMAEGRFASLPRNMHMGRQCPLASSMDLLKARPALTAELPAVTGGYQGFSIHGTLPRRKKGAPVRCWDGYGHDATLSPPALARGRLHSSQLIHNVIEEHQPLRDLQDSCSTYRDPCCADPTMEYVKFSRDKYIMDGPPEKLRKELEEELKLSGEEPRSHAWYHGAIPRQVAENLVQRDGDFLIRDSVSSPGNYVLTCQWKNSPQHFKINKKVVAMNESYSRVQYLLEKEGFDSVPALVRYYVGNRRPVSEVVGAIIFQPINRSLPLRCLEERYGVRAIRPEGGHHCERKSQTPKRLSLNIVNGHCQDPVLGHGNLLSNKDKCGSQPACLNYVPERRRPLKTHQSESFLSLGSRPPPKLQPSELQPSAKSPVFRTGSEPALSPTVPRRMILQTQAGEAIRGSDSQLCPKPPPKPSKVPSLSMSHSSRLQPLIPPPVPPQKPQKQHFLQRIQLQEQQQCPSYQEISYCELSPCSTAEREQLNGQAPCNSSYVDRLKCEETKGSNGVKLDRSSYHHAMEALQNCSEEEEEDIKEEEENEEHIEYEKEKREEDKDGVRRGEGEVKEEKRGSFRRPVYETESAFRPADFKSRLLPSSENKPLEMTVLRRAKELLLSHDHKSIAKHILQADCQVARMLHVSDEMKSQMGVSSGLELVTLPHGRQLRQDLMERHHTMAVGVAVDILGCTGSLEERAATLNRIILVALELKDTMGDMFAFSSIMKALDMPQITRLDHTWTTLRRKYTQTAIIYEKSLKPFYKGLYEGTVEVPLSSTTVPLLMPLLTLMERPAVAFEGMELWESNDQGCEIMLRHLEEARGMAQNVNVYSANAERLLQDFSPDEDMLEILKTDFQLRLLWGSRGAAVNQTERYEKFTLILTALSRKLESPVKHTEL encoded by the exons ATGATGGCAGAGGGGAGGTTTGCCAGCCTGCCCAGGAACATGCACATGGGGCGACAGTGCCCTCTGGCCTCCTCCATGGACCTGCTGAAGGCCAGACCTGCACTGACAGCTGAGTTGCCTGCTGTTACCGGAGGTTACCAGGGCTTCTCTATCCATGGCACACTGCCCCGCAGGAAGAAAGGGGCTCCTGTAAGATGCTGGGATGGCTATGGGCATGACGCCaccctctctcctcctgcccTCGCCCGTGGGCGCCTGCACTCCTCACAGCTCATACATAATGTGATTGAGGAGCACCAGCCACTGCGTGATCTACAAGACAGCTGCTCCACCTACAG gGACCCGTGCTGTGCGGACCCCACCATGGAGTACGTCAAG TTCTCCCGGGACAAGTACATCATGGACGGGCCACCGGAGAAGCTGCGCAAGGAGCTGGAGGAAGAGCTGAAGCTGAGCGGAGAGGAGCCCCGCAGCCACGCCTGGTACCATGGAGCCATCCCTCGACAG GTTGCAGAGAACTTGGTGCAGAGAGACGGAGACTTCCTCATACGTGACTCTGTTTCCAGTCCTGGCAACTACGTTCTGACCTGCCAGTGGAAGAACAGCCCGCAGCACTTTAAGATCAACAAGAAGGTTGTGGCCATGAATGAATCCTACTCACGCGTGCAGTacctgctggagaaggaggGCTTCGACAGCGTACCCGCCCTGGTGCGCTACTACGTGGGAAACCGTAGACCTGTGTCAGAAGTGGTGGGAGCAATCATCTTTCAGCCCATTAACCGAAGCCTGCCGCTGCGATGCCTGGAGGAGAGGTACGGCGTCAGGGCCATCCGGCCAGAGGGCGGACACCACTGCGAACGCAAGAGCCAGACCCCCAAACGGCTGAGCTTGAACATTGTGAACGGACACTGCCAAGATCCTGTTCTCGGCCATGGGAACCTCCTCAG CAACAAAGATAAGTGTGGGAGCCAGCCGGCCTGCCTTAACTACGTCCCGGAGAGACGGCGGCCCCTGAAGACGCACCAGTCAGAGAGCTTCCTCTCTCTAG GCTCCAGACCACCGCCAAAGCTCCAGCCCTCAGAGCTCCAGCCCAGCGCAAAATCGCCGGTCTTCCGTACGGGCAGCGAGCCGGCTCTCAGCCCAACCGTACCCCGGAGAATGATCCTTCAGACCCAAGCCGGAGAGGCCATCCGAGGCTCTGACAGTCAGCTGTGCCCCAAGCCACCTCCCAAACCCAGCAAGGTTCCCTCCTTGAGCATGTCCCATTCTTCACGCCTGCAGCCCCTAATTCCTCCACCAGTGCCCCCACAGAAGCCTCAGAAACAGCATTTCCTCCAGAGGATTCAACTCCAAGAGCAACAGCAGTGCCCCAGCTATCAAGAGATCAGCTACTGTGAGCTGAgtccctgcagcacagcagagcgCGAGCAGCTAAATGGCCAAGCACCGTGTAACAGCAGTTATGTGGACAGACTTAAATGTGAAGAGACTAAAGGTAGTAATGGGGTGAAGTTGGACCGCAGCTCATATCACCATGCCATGGAAGCGCTACAGAACTGcagtgaggaagaagaggaagacattaaggaagaggaggagaacgaGGAGCATATAGAGTATGAGAAAGAAAAACGTGAGGAGGACAAAGATGGAGTACGTCGAGGAGAAGGAGAGGTAAAGGAGGAGAAGCGTGGCAGCTTCCGCCGACCGGTATATGAGACCGAGTCAGCATTCAGGCCTGCTGACTTCAAGTCCAGGCTCCTGCCATCATCAGAGAACAAGCCTCTGGAGATGACTGTCCTGAGGAGAGCCAAAGAGTTGCTTCTCAGCCATGACCACAAGTCCATTGCCAAGCATATCCTCCAGGCTGACTGCCAG GTTGCAAGGATGCTTCACGTTTCGGATGAAATGAAAAGTCAAATGGGCGTGAGCTCTGGTCTGGAGCTAGTGACCCTTCCTCACGGCAGGCAGCTGCGCCAGGACTTGATGGAAAG ACACCACACCATGGCAGTTGGCGTAGCTGTGGATATTCTAGGGTGTACAGGAAGTCTGGAAGAGCGGGCAGCAACACTCAACCGGATCATCCTGGTTGCCCTGGAGCTGAAGGACACCATGGGGGACATGTTTGCCTTCTCCTCCATAATGAAAGCTCTGGACATGCCTCAG ATCACAAGACTGGACCACACTTGGACCACCCTGAGGAGGAAATACACCCAAACTGCCATCATCTACGAGAAGTCACTCAAGCCTTTCTACAAGGGGCTGTATGAGGGGACAG TGGAAGTCCCCCTGAGCAGTACCACTGTGCCGCTGCTGATGCCTCTGCTCACACTGATGGAGAGGCCGGCCGTGGCATTCGAAGGCATGGAGCTGTGGGAGAGCAACGACCAAGGATGTGAGATCATGCTACGCCACCTAGAGGAGGCACGTGGCATGGCACAAAACGTCAACGTCTACTCTGCTAATGCCGAGCGCCTCCTACAAG ACTTCAGTCCGGATGAAGACATGCTGGAGATATTGAAGACAGACTTCCAGCTGCGCTTGCTGTGGGGCAGCCGTGGGGCGGCAGTGAACCAGACGGAACGATATGAAAAGTTCACCCTCATCCTAACAGCACTTTCCAGAAAATTGGAGTCCCCAGTCAAGCACACCGAACTCTGA
- the bcar3 gene encoding breast cancer anti-estrogen resistance protein 3 isoform X2, whose translation MHRLHILTSIQILQERERRRELKMMAEGRFASLPRNMHMGRQCPLASSMDLLKARPALTAELPAVTGGYQGFSIHGTLPRRKKGAPVRCWDGYGHDATLSPPALARGRLHSSQLIHNVIEEHQPLRDLQDSCSTYRDPCCADPTMEYVKFSRDKYIMDGPPEKLRKELEEELKLSGEEPRSHAWYHGAIPRQVAENLVQRDGDFLIRDSVSSPGNYVLTCQWKNSPQHFKINKKVVAMNESYSRVQYLLEKEGFDSVPALVRYYVGNRRPVSEVVGAIIFQPINRSLPLRCLEERYGVRAIRPEGGHHCERKSQTPKRLSLNIVNGHCQDPVLGHGNLLSNKDKCGSQPACLNYVPERRRPLKTHQSESFLSLGSRPPPKLQPSELQPSAKSPVFRTGSEPALSPTVPRRMILQTQAGEAIRGSDSQLCPKPPPKPSKVPSLSMSHSSRLQPLIPPPVPPQKPQKQHFLQRIQLQEQQQCPSYQEISYCELSPCSTAEREQLNGQAPCNSSYVDRLKCEETKGSNGVKLDRSSYHHAMEALQNCSEEEEEDIKEEEENEEHIEYEKEKREEDKDGVRRGEGEVKEEKRGSFRRPVYETESAFRPADFKSRLLPSSENKPLEMTVLRRAKELLLSHDHKSIAKHILQADCQVARMLHVSDEMKSQMGVSSGLELVTLPHGRQLRQDLMERHHTMAVGVAVDILGCTGSLEERAATLNRIILVALELKDTMGDMFAFSSIMKALDMPQITRLDHTWTTLRRKYTQTAIIYEKSLKPFYKGLYEGTVEVPLSSTTVPLLMPLLTLMERPAVAFEGMELWESNDQGCEIMLRHLEEARGMAQNVNVYSANAERLLQDFSPDEDMLEILKTDFQLRLLWGSRGAAVNQTERYEKFTLILTALSRKLESPVKHTEL comes from the exons AACTGAAGATGATGGCAGAGGGGAGGTTTGCCAGCCTGCCCAGGAACATGCACATGGGGCGACAGTGCCCTCTGGCCTCCTCCATGGACCTGCTGAAGGCCAGACCTGCACTGACAGCTGAGTTGCCTGCTGTTACCGGAGGTTACCAGGGCTTCTCTATCCATGGCACACTGCCCCGCAGGAAGAAAGGGGCTCCTGTAAGATGCTGGGATGGCTATGGGCATGACGCCaccctctctcctcctgcccTCGCCCGTGGGCGCCTGCACTCCTCACAGCTCATACATAATGTGATTGAGGAGCACCAGCCACTGCGTGATCTACAAGACAGCTGCTCCACCTACAG gGACCCGTGCTGTGCGGACCCCACCATGGAGTACGTCAAG TTCTCCCGGGACAAGTACATCATGGACGGGCCACCGGAGAAGCTGCGCAAGGAGCTGGAGGAAGAGCTGAAGCTGAGCGGAGAGGAGCCCCGCAGCCACGCCTGGTACCATGGAGCCATCCCTCGACAG GTTGCAGAGAACTTGGTGCAGAGAGACGGAGACTTCCTCATACGTGACTCTGTTTCCAGTCCTGGCAACTACGTTCTGACCTGCCAGTGGAAGAACAGCCCGCAGCACTTTAAGATCAACAAGAAGGTTGTGGCCATGAATGAATCCTACTCACGCGTGCAGTacctgctggagaaggaggGCTTCGACAGCGTACCCGCCCTGGTGCGCTACTACGTGGGAAACCGTAGACCTGTGTCAGAAGTGGTGGGAGCAATCATCTTTCAGCCCATTAACCGAAGCCTGCCGCTGCGATGCCTGGAGGAGAGGTACGGCGTCAGGGCCATCCGGCCAGAGGGCGGACACCACTGCGAACGCAAGAGCCAGACCCCCAAACGGCTGAGCTTGAACATTGTGAACGGACACTGCCAAGATCCTGTTCTCGGCCATGGGAACCTCCTCAG CAACAAAGATAAGTGTGGGAGCCAGCCGGCCTGCCTTAACTACGTCCCGGAGAGACGGCGGCCCCTGAAGACGCACCAGTCAGAGAGCTTCCTCTCTCTAG GCTCCAGACCACCGCCAAAGCTCCAGCCCTCAGAGCTCCAGCCCAGCGCAAAATCGCCGGTCTTCCGTACGGGCAGCGAGCCGGCTCTCAGCCCAACCGTACCCCGGAGAATGATCCTTCAGACCCAAGCCGGAGAGGCCATCCGAGGCTCTGACAGTCAGCTGTGCCCCAAGCCACCTCCCAAACCCAGCAAGGTTCCCTCCTTGAGCATGTCCCATTCTTCACGCCTGCAGCCCCTAATTCCTCCACCAGTGCCCCCACAGAAGCCTCAGAAACAGCATTTCCTCCAGAGGATTCAACTCCAAGAGCAACAGCAGTGCCCCAGCTATCAAGAGATCAGCTACTGTGAGCTGAgtccctgcagcacagcagagcgCGAGCAGCTAAATGGCCAAGCACCGTGTAACAGCAGTTATGTGGACAGACTTAAATGTGAAGAGACTAAAGGTAGTAATGGGGTGAAGTTGGACCGCAGCTCATATCACCATGCCATGGAAGCGCTACAGAACTGcagtgaggaagaagaggaagacattaaggaagaggaggagaacgaGGAGCATATAGAGTATGAGAAAGAAAAACGTGAGGAGGACAAAGATGGAGTACGTCGAGGAGAAGGAGAGGTAAAGGAGGAGAAGCGTGGCAGCTTCCGCCGACCGGTATATGAGACCGAGTCAGCATTCAGGCCTGCTGACTTCAAGTCCAGGCTCCTGCCATCATCAGAGAACAAGCCTCTGGAGATGACTGTCCTGAGGAGAGCCAAAGAGTTGCTTCTCAGCCATGACCACAAGTCCATTGCCAAGCATATCCTCCAGGCTGACTGCCAG GTTGCAAGGATGCTTCACGTTTCGGATGAAATGAAAAGTCAAATGGGCGTGAGCTCTGGTCTGGAGCTAGTGACCCTTCCTCACGGCAGGCAGCTGCGCCAGGACTTGATGGAAAG ACACCACACCATGGCAGTTGGCGTAGCTGTGGATATTCTAGGGTGTACAGGAAGTCTGGAAGAGCGGGCAGCAACACTCAACCGGATCATCCTGGTTGCCCTGGAGCTGAAGGACACCATGGGGGACATGTTTGCCTTCTCCTCCATAATGAAAGCTCTGGACATGCCTCAG ATCACAAGACTGGACCACACTTGGACCACCCTGAGGAGGAAATACACCCAAACTGCCATCATCTACGAGAAGTCACTCAAGCCTTTCTACAAGGGGCTGTATGAGGGGACAG TGGAAGTCCCCCTGAGCAGTACCACTGTGCCGCTGCTGATGCCTCTGCTCACACTGATGGAGAGGCCGGCCGTGGCATTCGAAGGCATGGAGCTGTGGGAGAGCAACGACCAAGGATGTGAGATCATGCTACGCCACCTAGAGGAGGCACGTGGCATGGCACAAAACGTCAACGTCTACTCTGCTAATGCCGAGCGCCTCCTACAAG ACTTCAGTCCGGATGAAGACATGCTGGAGATATTGAAGACAGACTTCCAGCTGCGCTTGCTGTGGGGCAGCCGTGGGGCGGCAGTGAACCAGACGGAACGATATGAAAAGTTCACCCTCATCCTAACAGCACTTTCCAGAAAATTGGAGTCCCCAGTCAAGCACACCGAACTCTGA